The following nucleotide sequence is from Nesterenkonia xinjiangensis.
GGGGTGTTCCACGACCTGTACACGCATGCGACCAAACTACCAGGGCGTCGAGCGCCAGTACGCTGGTCCCATGCCCCCTGCCCCGCACCACGATCCGCGTCGCGGCCCGCCCTCCGTGCCCTCCCGGGACCCTCGGGATGCCGCCGTGCAGGCGGAGCTGGTCGGACGCTGCCTCGCCCTGGCCGAGCAGGCCGCCGCCGCCGGGGATGTGCCGGTGGGCGCCGTCGTCGTCTCCCCGGAGGGTGAGATCATCGGCGAGGGCCACAACACCCGCGAGGCCGACGGCGACCCGACCGGCCATGCGGAGATCATCGCGCTGCGCGAGGCCGCACGCCGGCGCGGCACCTGGCGGCTGAAGGACTGCACCCTGGCGGTGACCCTGGAGCCCTGCCCCATGTGTGCCGGGGCCATCGTGCTCTCCCGCATCCGACGGGTGATCTTCGGTGCCTGGGACGAGAAGGCCGGAGGGGCCGGCTCGGTGTTCGACATCCTGCGAGAACCGAGGCTCAACCATTGGGTAGAGGTCCACCCGGAGGTGCGGGCCG
It contains:
- the tadA gene encoding tRNA adenosine(34) deaminase TadA; translated protein: MPPAPHHDPRRGPPSVPSRDPRDAAVQAELVGRCLALAEQAAAAGDVPVGAVVVSPEGEIIGEGHNTREADGDPTGHAEIIALREAARRRGTWRLKDCTLAVTLEPCPMCAGAIVLSRIRRVIFGAWDEKAGGAGSVFDILREPRLNHWVEVHPEVRAEECAAQLSRFFAQRLRSNPGAE